In the genome of Rhopalosiphum padi isolate XX-2018 chromosome 1, ASM2088224v1, whole genome shotgun sequence, the window tatttattattctatatttgtttCCGcagaaacaaaataaacatttaaaaaaaaaccacatatcACTATAGAACCAATATATCCAACGCTtaactcagaatctaaaattatatttatttttcaaatcgaGCGATTATTGTTTTTTGCTTATTGCATTTCATTATTtcaacaatacaaatattataacacgGAGTTCTGGTTAGGCTATTTAATCACATGTCCATTTATACATATCTAGATCTTTTCGATAAGTACCTAtcctttataattatatcatgataattgataataacatGTTTAATCTATTTgagtaatgtaataattaataatcaaaattatggtCATATTCACGATTTGAGATGCATAAATTGTATACTAGTACATATTAAATCGtagtcatataatatacctatattgacattactaattactatagatGAAAATTAGAAATGTAAATGGTGATCGATTAAATAACATTGGGAGAATGTAACTCACGTTATATAGACTAGTTACGCCCGGAAACaatgaaattcaaataattaataattattaaaaatcattttattattagtaaaataaaaattcgtcGTACGTCATgtatacatgaaataaaaaatgtttatttatttttttaactgaaataCTGGGTTGACATTTACCAAAAATTCAGtagtatcattttattattattataattgaaaataattagctTAATGTCACACGTCGTATACAATGAAAGtttgtattagttatttacctttaaaaatgcaaaaccgtaaacacattaatttatttaattatacgtatTCCATTAAAATGACATAAAGTCATTAAATCTGCAGGTAACATTAGATAATATGATCTAAAATCGCAGTaccaaaaatagtaaaatgtgaATAGAATTTGTTATCTGGCGGCCAACTTGTTCGTgttcttaaaattttataacaattgaaGATTGGAGTTTTCAGGtatctaatataaatgttagattaggtaggtaataaaattatttactaaacacaaattaactttttttatttttcagaatcgTTTGATAATACCATTTACTCAATACTCAGAAGTAAAGAGCTGGGCGCTAATTAGTTAGaaagttaaagttaagttaGAAAGTTACTTTTAAAGTACCTTTGTAACTTAATAGTtggttttaattcataaaaacttttacaACTTAACGTGTTGAATTCAATGCGTAGGTAAATAATCTAATCTAACgcgctttttattttttttttaaatataagcatGTTAATTTTCAAtctgtacaaaataaattcaacgtacctacctacaatagtcaataagtaAGTGTAATATGGTAAGAACCAAGAAGTCAGGTGACGGGGATAGGGAAGTCGCCTAGTGGAAACCCCAGCATCGGCAGCATCTAAtgcgttaaaaacaaaaataccctttttttctataaaaatctcTCAACGTTCCTTAAAACGTATTATTGCTGAGTAGCgactagataataatatatatatatatattacattattacttgTAATGTATGGTTTAAACCaccactatatataaatatacacataaatataatgaataccaATAATAgatatcttattaataatttaatgtaatatctaCTTTACAATTGAACAAAccggttttatatttataaactatcaaAAAACTAACTTCTAACTACTATTATAACTcgagttattattttcaacaactatatttttattcaataagttAGATATTTGGGAAATTTCAAGAACTATAACAACATGTTACATGTTATATTCTAatttagtcatttttattttaaagtacataacttaattttaattacctatctatagttgaaaaaaattactaactTACCCAACTTTCTTCATGGGATGATTATTGATTACCATTACCTTTCAAACTCTATAggttctattaaaattatattaatatccttttcatttttttttttttttgatatttaattattcaaagaaATAACTCCCGGAACCGTAGATAATATGAGTTATTACATTGGGATATGTACCGAAACatggattaaataatataataataataaatgtacaataagttataatattatatatatgatattaaaataaataaaaaattataatataattaattaaccaaATTTTGACTGTTGGAGGAAGGTGATAATTGATAATGTTGAATATTGGAAGTTTAACCATAAGATTTTGAATGTCGttaggtattttgtttttattccttGCTTTGTAGTAAGTGTCACTTTCGATGAATATGTATTTGATGAAAACTGAAAAGTATGACATTGCATGTCACGCATGTGGTAGATAATAGATTGGGAGAGATTTCTTGCCACatttctaaacatttaaaattaaccttaatttttacaaaattacagtacctatttaaacaaaaaataacaatttttgttattgttttaattcaaaaaatattatttgtaggtacttattaccTATCATTATGCATTAGGACATTATTGGTattgacaaattattatactcaatgacttttaaacaaatattcagatcaatttattaaatttataccatAAGGATGATGCTCTGAATCATTTTTCATAagtttacaatgatttatctATGATATTCATTAGTAATCTACTCAAAGGAGATACACTCATAACCCACATTTCAGAAGAGCGACTTGGTcagtttttagtataattttttcttttatcaatataacattgataaacataattaaatgaaaaatggtcttattttttacattttggaaTTATCAAGCTAGGGATTAGATTAGATTACAGTTAGAAAATTTTTTGTGATATTgtgaaaattcatattaaatgtgTGATTGcttgtattatgttatagtaattaaaataaaactctaAATGTAGTTCATGCAAAATATGGTTCAATTTTGATTGAGTGTTACTCTGAACTAAcacttactaatttatttactaatttgtaattatattttatattattatatatttaacatactttaaaattatatacatggaATAAACAATCTGAACAACTTTTGTATAGTAGCTCAAATGagattattagaaaaattaaaagaactGAAGACAGTATAaccatataacaaaataaattggcAACTAGTtcaaaatagaattattataagctataaataatttaaatatatttaaattagttctAATCGATTtcctattaaatataacaaattattggtAACAATTATCAgacataagttatattataccttgtttaattaaaacttggggtttatgaattttcattattatttaaatttaagtattaaaaatacttgatagttcttgtaaaacaaaaaatattgaaagtattatagtaaaactttcttttaataggtattgttttgtaaatttttttgtgaataGTTGTTTATGTTGTTGTGGTAAttctaacaaatttaatattttatacctgaatgtaaacttttttaaaactatttttatttttcccaaacatttaatacatatttttaactttcataaaaaattaaatagcaagagtaaaaaaataaaagaataaacttAATTGCACTTgaaattctttaattttaaactgagcagactaaattaaattatattctctATATTCgaagttgaataaaaataatataatgcattaaaatagtaataaaaatcatatttttaggtTCTGAAcaaagcaatgaatgtattttttgtgTCTTAGGTTCTGAAcaaagcaatgaatgtattttttgtgTCTTATCATCACTTTTTAGAGTAGTAAAAACTTCTCGAATCTTCAATTATTAGGGtggtttttggtaaaaaattggATGATtggatattgttttttaaatatttatcctaTAACTTATATCctttttaacaacatttttttttctaacaaatgtaatttatttctaatataaacaGATTCCAATTTACAActtgttattattcaatatctGTTAATCTAAATAATCTTCAAAAAATTtggttgaataataaaataatttttagtgacTATCCTTCTTGACAAACCGCAAGCCACAATATCCGCAAGAATGATTCCCAGGTTtgtcctaaataatataataataattaataacaaatttaatattatataacaagacaatataaaataaaaataatattgaaatatggatattatgcacttaaaataatattgttaaatatacattatattattatacttctttaTTAATTGAATGCAGACaaagcaaaataatttaaaataacagatgtgtttgttataaaataaacacaaagaACCCAAAAgtcttatatatcatattttaattatactatacattttttaacagttatttggtaaattcatttttttttttttttttatacatgaaaTATTGAAAGTGGAGGAAAAGCACttcttaaaataatgaatttggaAATCAACAAGACGTTGCTATGATATATAAGCtacattttttgacatttaagtggaaaaaataaaatggtaacTTAATTTAGTATAAGCTTgttggtggtttttttttatgcttcATAAGTTTAATCTTGTTTTAAATTCCCTATCCTTATACCAGTTgcacttattattactatgttatTTAACATCCAAGGTCATTTGACAATGCTACAAATACAATCGAATAGTAAttccatatttatatacataatacatgtcaTACTTTAAAACACAAgtattcgttttttatttacagtAGCATGTCTATTGAGGGTCTATTAGAACAATATTAGTTGTTTTGTCATTAAGTagaaattttagattatttttatttgaggtTATTATGATGttctaaaatagtatttaataaggGTTgaagttgtataattattagttgatattatttaacagAATAATGTAATGACActgtatgttaataaaatactaaacattttattctaacattagattataatttttagtataataggtattatacctTGTGTATTCATACTAAACTACTATAAAAAGAAATAGGTAGTTTGATTTACTAAAACAAATACTAATAACagagtaaacatttaaaaaaaatctttctatattatttagaaaatgttaTGGTTTTACGCCAGTATGAAAAcccaacataattaaatattaaataattaataaactaatgctttaacagaaaataaaaaccatagacttgaaataacaatttgattagtacctattattctgttcataatattattgtaaattgggATTACTCATATTGTTAATAAACCTAATCTAAAAGCTTAATGAGAGAAATGTGTTATACACAATGTTAAAatgtcatattaattattataaaacttaaattctaACTATCAGTTTGTGAACAAACGTATGCTAATAAATACAAGAATAAACTCTGTACCAAATTTATGTAGACTTTTGGATGACCCAGTGGTCCACCGCCACCATCGCAAAATACAACACGCTCCGTACACTCCTTAGGCGGTACTTGATTGATGAGATCAATGGCAAACGACGGGTTCACTTCCTTCTTCCGATCAATGAAACGCGCTAAACGGTAATCGTCTTTTTCCCATTTCTACAACacgatgtacaataatattaataccactAAAAGCCAGCGACGCCGATCGTTCGTGACCGTTGGCCGGACGACTATTGCACTCACCTGACCGGTGTGGGTTTCAACTTCTTTCGGTTCCCACGAGTATTTGGCCGCTTGGAAGAGCGTTGGGCGACAAGCTCGCTGTGACAATCCAACAGCTGCAATCTTCAAACCAGACACGGTCAGAGCCATAATTTTGACGCGAACGGATACAACTCGTATTGTACAAATCCACAACGGATGGTCGACTCAAAGACGAAAAGTTGTCTCGCACAAAATCGCTGATAAGGAAATCATATGTGACTTGATACGGCGTgccaaattatttacattttactgttCGGTTCGGTTAGGAGTTGTGTACAGGTGATAAggcaatgataatattgttgacAACTATAGTCGTATAATCACTAAAGGCGCTCAATTACTTCATTAGGTACTCGTATCGACCGTCAACAACGATAGTTTATACGcttaaaaacgttttaatttcaaattacagTCTGCGTGCATTATGAATTATACGTGGTTATACCTAGGCATAACTATAACCCGTTAAAACGTACCGAAAGTGTTTTTTGTTTTCTAGCGGAACAATGATGACGTGCAGCTCAACCGTCCGTCGTTGATGGAACCATTTATTCGAGCGCTAAGtacgttattttaataacaataacaaataatccTACCCACGCAGGTCGGTGACTGCTGACTAGTTATGGAGTCCAAGTTCTCGGGTTTTGCTAAAGAGACCACAGCCAGACCAGCGTGTAAGAAATGCGGTTACTCCGGTCACCTGACGTTCCAATGTCggaatttcatcaaaatcgatCCCAACAAGGATATCGTGTTGGATGTAAGCAGCACGAGCAGTGAACCGGATGAGGAGTATGTGACGCCACTGGTGCAGCTGCGCGAGACCGAGTTAGCCTTGAAACTGAAAGAGGCGGCAGCcaaaaagaagaaaaagaaaaagaagaagtCAAAGAAACGAAAGCACAATACGTCTGACAGTGATTCGTCAGATGACGACACAGTAGAACGAAAAAAGAAACATAAGAAACACAAGAaacacaaaaaagaaaaaaaatctaaagattaagtatttagtaaataagtaattaacataatttgtaggttttaaatattaaattatatatttaaaatttccaaaaaaggtttttttatacataaaataattacatgactataattaattattatttaaataaatggtatgtaatatatatctttagtttatatttagtattaaaaatctgttgtatatcaaatatttgaaaccaacttattttatctttatatatttaaattgaccataaaaatactataaaaccttgttaaaaaatcatataatatagttccATATAAATGGTTTTAAGCCTTTTAGGTAAACAATAAATTGATGTACTGCAAGTTATAAAGTACGTCATTTTAACAAtggaaatgtatttataagaaaaataattatctgaaaTAGAGTCTTATTTTAAAGGAAACATATTTCGTCAGaatgatcatataatattggtttaatattattgttcaagaaaaaatgttttttttaaactattagttTGAAAGaatgaaacattaaaataataactgaacaatatttttagagaTGATTTAATTTAGgaaaatattgttcaatattaatTGGAACAAAATTTAAGATTGTATTGTACATAtagattcatattaattttgataaacaaaACACAGGATTGGATGGAATTAAAcagtattctattttaaaaatatggacaAGAAcatcaagtattataatattgtgttgaaaAGAACAAGAAGCAGGAAACTGTTGAAATTGAGGCATTACAGACCTATAAAAAAACTGCCCCCAATTATATAGTCATCTGTTTGGATTTCCTATTTcatgatatgaatataatataattttaagtcaacataatattctaataaaatataatttaatttttagcaaTTAATCAAGTAGGTATCAATTACAAAAAGTAATAACGGCTTCTTTAAATTAATggcttaaatcataaatatataatgtatgtgtaaAGAAAGTATgttgtatagaatattattatatagaatatagtatTCCAAacagtatacattaaaaatatattaacacttaatttactataaacttTAAATGGTCATTCAAATGTTTGAactagtttgaaaaaaaaatcgagtatATTAAAGACCCGAACAAGTAAAATGATACTAGTATaagattttgtatataattaatataagaaaaatgtacACGAGTATAATTAACAAACGTTTCAATTTATTAACTTCATTgagcattttatatattttaaaataaaatcacttaaATTCACAaccagttttaattaaaaatttaataatgctcaaaaaacataaataggattaacataaaattatctttataaagACAATACTGTAAAACTTGTATCAATTAGACATATCCAATGCAGCAAACTTATTAGATGAAATTGCTCCACATACTTCTGAACTATCACTATCACAAGATTCGTCTTCATCACTCTCATCATCTTCAATTTCATTAGTGTCAGTCTGAGCAGTTGGTTTTTGCTCATCATCCGATAGTTCTACAAAATTGTGTTCATATGTATCCAGCTCATCCACAATGCCTTTAACTTTCCATATATTTTTTAGCTCTGCAGAAGATGACCAATATTCTAAAGAATACaagaataatgaatatactatatagatattttgaaatagttaaaaaattgtctattcaaattaaaaactgtatttgACGGTAACCAATTGATGAGCGACATCAGTTTGTCACCCTTACCAGGTAAATCTAGCACACCTGCACACAAATTGGCCACCATGTAcagttattagtttaaaattttaatacattatatttttattatagtcctacaaatttttttttttttttaataatttttttagagatatttataattgtagtgTATGCAGCTTATGAGGTGTaacaaattttaacattttaaaattgatatttcatACTTTTGTTTGTTGTAAATCCTAGAGGTCTCAATGCTAAACAAATTTTCCCACTAAGTGTCATACGTAGTAAATGATTGGCAGCACGATATGTATCTGGTCGTCCTGCTCTAGCGGTTAAAAAACCTCGTTTAATGGCCCAACctgaatcattaattaataatccatgcatataaacaattgaaatgtattttataaaagcaTTAAAATTACATACTGTCACAAATGTCTATTGCAGACCATTCACTTTCACCAGGCTCGGGATGTTGtaagtttaaaagttttacCAGATTCAATCTTTCAgctaaaaatgtaatagttgAATACGGTTCACGAAGTTGTGCAATAGGATAACAACCcattaaaacctaaaaaaaaactttacgcATAAAATATgtcgtgtttatttattatttttttttaaatacttgtaatGGTTTAGGGAGTTTAGATGGAAACACAAGTCCAGGGCAGTCACACAAACGAACACtggaagttaaaaatattgtctgaAAATGCTTTGTGTGTCCAGGAGTTCCAGAAACACTGAcaaccttaaaaataaatattaaaataataagtaaatattataatacttacaattTGAAAGTTGCTAAAGTAACTAACTACATTGtaatctaaaatttatattacttttttgccCATCAATGCATTTAAAACAGATGATTTTCCAGCATTAGGTTGACCTAACAAACCAAttgtaagataattattttgaaacaaatcaaaatgctcataactcgtTTCTGGAACAGCCttaaaaatagaacatttttcaaattaattgaaattacattttaatcattttatgttttaaaaataatattaaataatattgattcaataatatatgatattgtctacaaaaaataacttacagtaattttttcttctatttCAACATCTTCTTCATTATCATATTCTAATTCTTTTTCTTcagaaattttattttcccaGCTTTGCAAATCGACTACAacacataaaaacattaaagaaaactatttatagtattaaattttgtaaacatttagaAACATACTCTTTGcttgatatttttctattatacttTTACATTCTTTCAACAAATTTTCTGCAGCTTCTGCAGCCATCTTTAATTTACCTCtaggtttttttttctgaacacctgtaacaatatgttttattaaaattttataaaattaatattttatataattttaattattattatagttgtatacctTCTTTAAATTCTGAACTGTTTTTGTAAgaagtaaaaaacaaaacatgaaCTTTAGCTTTATCGTCATCATCTAAATTATATGTTTGTGTTATTTTATGTTTCCAAGCTAAGCCGATAGCTGATGGCACTAAAtccattttatttagtattataattaaactctTTTTTAAAGTCTTTAATACATATGTAAATAAGTATGTAGGGACAGCCTGAAAGAAAATTGTAAAGTTTTAGAAAAagagtaaataatgtattatgaacaaaaatattgattaacttACTGGATAACGAGCATCAGCTATCCATACAATAATATCTGACATTTCCATAACACGCCACATCTGTCGCCAAGTTTCCAAATTCAACTCAAAATAACTTAACTCATCCCAGTCACttctttttttcaatgttaGTAAATACTCCTTGAAATAACTATATTCACGACTATCCAACTGTTCTCTAGTCATATCTGGACTCCATTTAGGTCGTATTGGAAAACCAAGCTCATTGCCACAAAAATAAGGAGCAGGATCAAACTCAAGCTCTTCTTCAGATACTGGAATAATTTGCTTTCTTGCATCTTCTTTTCTTTTCCTTATTTCTTCTTCAGTTTCTCGCCGAAATTGTAGCACATACCTAAACAAAAATGTTcagtttactttaaattataaagataataataattttttcatgaataaaatatatttattttaagttcaatgACTTTAACCTTTGTGTGTTATTAGTtctaatattagagtgaattgaccttttatcttatttaaaggcaaggatattaaattattaactaggGCTCCTGGTAACCTTTTAATCATATTAACAGTTTAAAGCGAGTAgtacaaattgtaatatttcatgtaaatatactcactttaatattgaaatgttaataataagagcctataaaatactaaggcatcatttttaactatatcaattcaataattaattttctaatattgaaattaacaacacaaaatttATTATGCTGAATATATATTTGGAatgatgtatatacataatatgacagAAACAACACATGTGTAGTGTGATGATCTCTTAGTAAACTTTTAGccaaaaattaagattatatttaatttaacagaaacatttaataagtaagcaagcatttttttaaaccaataaaacgtgaaatgataaaaattgttttgtaattttttaaatcaataagtatttttgttttatagtttgCCATTGGTACTTAATAgctaataccataatattattagttcaaAACATGTTCAGCTATACACAATGAATAGGTAGcacaattcaaataaataataataaatgtttatttatacacactGATTTGGGTTAGATCTACCGCCACGATGTAACGGCTGTTGATTGATACTTTGCACATTGAACTCGGGCAAACGTTCTTTGGGAGGTCTGACATTATTCCCTTCGGCTCTTTCGTAGTTATACTCAGATCCTGtttaaaagtgtaaaatatattttatcatacaattacACAAGTGTGATCTAATAATTCATTTCACTAAAAGTCTCCTACCAGACGCAGCGTTCAGTTGTTTTCTCTTCCTTTTTTCttgtatttgttgttttttttgtttaccgCTGAAAGGCAATTTTCGACGTCCTTGGGGCATTGcgatattttgttattctatattttagttattgcaGTTATCCTTcgcaataaaaattttaaaataacgattttccaAAACCAACACCAGCAAAAACGGTAATGTTAAAAAATCAGTTACATTGACTACTATTCAAGTGCTTACTGATTGCTCATATTGATACGGTACGTTATCACAGATAACATGATCAGTGATAATATTCCGAAGTCTGCTTAtcgacaaaacaataataatatatatttcgaaTACAGCCGTCCCTCGTCAGCAGTGGTTGTTGaaatattgtttacttttgCGTGTTAAACGCAGTATTTTAATGAatcgttcataatattatacttagttcTCGAAGGACACATCTCTAATACCACAGAATAAGCAGAAACAGAACACAGTACGGTAATTTATAGTACAGATTTCCTAGGTTAGgtaataacactataattataataactatgacCGTTGTAGAACGTGTTACGGATTTAGTGTTTAGTACACATATTCGCCGCATCTGTGGTAGAGCTCAAGTGGTATGTAGGGTTAATGAGCGATAATACTATAACGAGTACCTGATGGCTTGTAACTCGTGAATGATATGAAATAGTCattgtaataatagtttaaaggTTTTTAAATGTCTGTACTCTGtagttagtataataaatttatactttataaattgacTTATTGTTGTTGAAgtgttttaatatacattgGGTAGTTGAAAAGTTAAAACATATTAGTATACCAGCATTCGAATAGGtacaatttactttattatttttataatttatagtaattcgATATTGTATCACAGTAAACCATGCCTCGCACGTGTAGTGTTGTTGGATGCACAACAGGATATAAatctaatcattttaatatatctacttTCTCATttcccaataataataatttgagacAAAAGTGGATTAATGCAATAcccaataaaaattttattgttaataagaaTTCAGCAGTTTGTgctaatcattttcttgatgATCAAATTATTAGAACATGGACTTCAGGGACAGGTGACAAACAAGT includes:
- the LOC132929511 gene encoding protein SREK1IP1 isoform X2 encodes the protein MESKFSGFAKETTARPACKKCGYSGHLTFQCRNFIKIDPNKDIVLDVSSTSSEPDEEYVTPLVQLRETELALKLKEAAAKKKKKKKKKSKKRKHNTSDSDSSDDDTVERKKKHKKHKKHKKEKKSKD
- the LOC132929526 gene encoding NADH dehydrogenase [ubiquinone] iron-sulfur protein 6, mitochondrial produces the protein MALTVSGLKIAAVGLSQRACRPTLFQAAKYSWEPKEVETHTGQKWEKDDYRLARFIDRKKEVNPSFAIDLINQVPPKECTERVVFCDGGGGPLGHPKVYINLDKPGNHSCGYCGLRFVKKDSH
- the LOC132929483 gene encoding guanine nucleotide-binding protein-like 1, whose protein sequence is MPQGRRKLPFSGKQKKQQIQEKRKRKQLNAASGSEYNYERAEGNNVRPPKERLPEFNVQSINQQPLHRGGRSNPNQYVLQFRRETEEEIRKRKEDARKQIIPVSEEELEFDPAPYFCGNELGFPIRPKWSPDMTREQLDSREYSYFKEYLLTLKKRSDWDELSYFELNLETWRQMWRVMEMSDIIVWIADARYPAVPTYLFTYVLKTLKKSLIIILNKMDLVPSAIGLAWKHKITQTYNLDDDDKAKVHVLFFTSYKNSSEFKEGVQKKKPRGKLKMAAEAAENLLKECKSIIEKYQAKIDLQSWENKISEEKELEYDNEEDVEIEEKITAVPETSYEHFDLFQNNYLTIGLLGQPNAGKSSVLNALMGKKVVSVSGTPGHTKHFQTIFLTSSVRLCDCPGLVFPSKLPKPLQVLMGCYPIAQLREPYSTITFLAERLNLVKLLNLQHPEPGESEWSAIDICDSWAIKRGFLTARAGRPDTYRAANHLLRMTLSGKICLALRPLGFTTNKKYWSSSAELKNIWKVKGIVDELDTYEHNFVELSDDEQKPTAQTDTNEIEDDESDEDESCDSDSSEVCGAISSNKFAALDMSN
- the LOC132929511 gene encoding protein SREK1IP1 isoform X1; amino-acid sequence: MEPFIRALIMESKFSGFAKETTARPACKKCGYSGHLTFQCRNFIKIDPNKDIVLDVSSTSSEPDEEYVTPLVQLRETELALKLKEAAAKKKKKKKKKSKKRKHNTSDSDSSDDDTVERKKKHKKHKKHKKEKKSKD